Proteins encoded together in one Shewanella acanthi window:
- the hslV gene encoding ATP-dependent protease subunit HslV, translating to MTTIVSVRRNNQVVIAGDGQVSLGNTVMKGNAKKVRRLYHNKVLAGFAGGTADAFTLFERFEAKLEMHQGHLLRSAVELAKDWRTDRMLRKLEAMLVVADAEASLIITGNGDVVQPEHDLVAIGSGGNYAQAAALALLQNTELSALEIAEKSLTIAGDICVFTNQFKTIEELNY from the coding sequence GTGACCACTATCGTTTCTGTACGCCGTAATAATCAAGTTGTCATCGCCGGCGATGGCCAAGTCTCCCTAGGCAATACCGTGATGAAAGGTAACGCCAAAAAAGTGCGTCGCTTATATCACAACAAAGTGTTGGCCGGTTTTGCAGGCGGCACCGCTGATGCCTTTACCTTATTCGAGCGTTTCGAGGCCAAACTTGAGATGCACCAAGGCCACCTGTTACGTTCGGCGGTAGAACTGGCTAAAGATTGGCGTACCGATCGTATGCTACGCAAGCTTGAAGCTATGTTGGTGGTTGCCGATGCTGAAGCATCACTTATCATCACAGGTAACGGTGATGTGGTTCAGCCAGAACATGACTTAGTTGCGATTGGCTCGGGCGGTAACTATGCCCAGGCAGCCGCACTAGCCCTGCTGCAAAATACCGAATTATCTGCCCTGGAAATCGCGGAAAAGTCACTGACTATCGCAGGTGATATTTGCGTATTTACCAACCAATTCAAAACCATTGAAGAACTTAATTACTAA
- the hslU gene encoding HslU--HslV peptidase ATPase subunit, whose protein sequence is MSEMTPREIVHELDAHIIGQKKAKRSVAVALRNRWRRMQLDADFRQEVTPKNILMIGPTGVGKTEIARRLAKLANAPFIKVEATKFTEVGYVGKEVEQIIRDLTDIAIKLTREQQMSKCRQRAEEHAEERILDALLPKPKNEWDSSENDSNSNTRQIFRKKLREGQLDDKEIEIEVAQPQVGIEIMSPPGMEEMTNQLQSLFQNMGQAPAKRRKMKIKEAFKQLIEEEAAKLVNQEDLKEQAIELVEQHGIVFLDEIDKICKRGETSGPDVSREGVQRDLLPLVEGCTVSTKHGMVKTDHILFIASGAFQMAKPSDLIPELQGRLPIRVELDALSADDFKRILTEPHASLTEQYVALMATEGVTVEFTESGIESIAKAAWQVNERTENIGARRLHTVMEKLMEDISYDASDKSGSSFVIDADYVSAHLDILVQDEDLSRFIL, encoded by the coding sequence ATGTCTGAAATGACCCCACGTGAGATTGTCCACGAGCTGGATGCACACATTATTGGCCAGAAAAAGGCGAAACGCTCCGTTGCCGTTGCCCTGCGTAACCGCTGGCGTCGCATGCAGCTAGATGCGGATTTCCGTCAGGAAGTCACCCCAAAAAACATTCTGATGATTGGCCCAACCGGTGTTGGTAAAACTGAAATTGCCCGCCGTTTAGCAAAGCTTGCTAACGCGCCTTTTATCAAAGTTGAAGCCACCAAGTTTACCGAAGTGGGTTATGTGGGTAAGGAAGTCGAGCAAATCATCCGTGATTTAACCGATATCGCCATCAAACTTACTCGCGAACAGCAAATGAGCAAATGCCGTCAGCGCGCCGAAGAGCACGCCGAAGAGCGCATTCTCGATGCCCTGCTGCCAAAACCGAAAAACGAGTGGGACAGCTCTGAGAACGACTCTAATTCAAACACCCGTCAAATCTTCCGTAAAAAACTGCGTGAAGGCCAATTAGACGATAAAGAAATCGAAATCGAAGTGGCTCAGCCGCAGGTCGGTATCGAAATTATGTCGCCTCCCGGCATGGAAGAGATGACCAATCAGCTCCAAAGTCTGTTCCAAAACATGGGACAAGCACCTGCAAAACGTCGCAAGATGAAGATCAAAGAAGCCTTTAAGCAATTGATCGAAGAAGAAGCGGCAAAGCTAGTTAATCAGGAAGACTTAAAAGAGCAAGCCATTGAATTAGTTGAGCAACACGGCATTGTGTTCCTCGATGAAATCGACAAAATCTGTAAGCGCGGCGAAACCTCAGGCCCCGACGTATCCCGTGAAGGCGTGCAGCGCGACTTACTGCCTTTAGTTGAAGGCTGTACTGTAAGCACGAAACACGGCATGGTGAAAACCGACCATATTCTGTTTATCGCCTCTGGCGCATTCCAGATGGCAAAACCCTCGGACTTGATCCCAGAGCTACAGGGCCGTCTGCCAATTCGTGTTGAGTTAGATGCACTGTCAGCCGATGACTTCAAACGCATATTAACCGAGCCACACGCTTCACTCACCGAGCAATATGTGGCGCTGATGGCGACCGAAGGCGTGACCGTTGAGTTTACCGAGTCGGGCATTGAAAGCATTGCAAAAGCAGCATGGCAGGTCAACGAGCGCACCGAAAATATTGGCGCACGCCGCCTGCACACTGTGATGGAAAAGCTCATGGAAGATATCTCCTATGACGCTTCTGACAAGTCTGGCAGCTCATTCGTGATTGATGCCGACTATGTGAGTGCTCACTTAGATATCTTGGTACAGGACGAAGATTTAAGCCGCTTCATCCTCTAA
- a CDS encoding gamma-butyrobetaine hydroxylase-like domain-containing protein yields MTTSTPNVIDLKLKRKSRILEITFDNGEQHQLSCEMLRVYSPSAEVHGHGNPKLVTHKKDVNINAIEQVGNYAVKIVFDDGHDTGLFSWKVLYDLATHQVDLWEKYLARLRAEKASREPLISMNIKYN; encoded by the coding sequence ATGACAACTTCGACTCCTAACGTCATCGATCTTAAGCTCAAACGTAAATCGCGTATTCTCGAAATCACCTTCGATAACGGTGAGCAGCATCAACTCAGCTGTGAAATGTTACGGGTGTACTCGCCATCGGCGGAAGTGCACGGTCATGGCAACCCAAAACTGGTGACCCATAAGAAAGACGTCAATATCAATGCGATTGAGCAGGTAGGGAATTACGCGGTGAAGATTGTCTTCGACGATGGCCACGATACCGGACTGTTTTCGTGGAAGGTGCTTTACGATCTCGCCACCCATCAGGTTGACCTTTGGGAAAAATATTTAGCACGCCTACGCGCCGAAAAAGCCTCGCGTGAGCCATTGATTTCGATGAACATTAAGTACAACTAA
- a CDS encoding response regulator transcription factor produces MKRLLIIEDDQALAAILARRLTRHGFECRLCHDASQAVAQAEVFSPSHILLDMKLAQANGLSLIAPLRKLLPKVVMVLLTGFASIATAVEAIRLGADNYLAKPVDTQTLLNALEMEIQSSVSEDEIDDSPLNPKRLEWEHIQQVLNANQGNVSATARQLGMHRRTLQRKLLKKPVGETGGTK; encoded by the coding sequence ATGAAACGCCTATTAATCATCGAAGACGACCAAGCCCTAGCGGCCATTTTAGCAAGACGGCTCACTCGCCATGGATTTGAATGTCGCCTTTGCCACGATGCTAGCCAAGCCGTCGCTCAGGCAGAGGTATTTTCCCCAAGCCATATTCTGCTGGATATGAAACTTGCGCAGGCCAATGGTTTAAGCCTAATCGCGCCGCTGCGTAAATTATTACCCAAGGTGGTGATGGTGCTGCTCACGGGCTTTGCCAGTATTGCGACTGCGGTAGAGGCCATTCGCCTTGGCGCCGATAATTATCTTGCAAAGCCTGTGGATACTCAGACCCTGCTCAATGCGCTGGAGATGGAAATTCAATCTAGCGTGTCAGAGGATGAAATCGATGATTCGCCACTGAATCCTAAACGCTTAGAGTGGGAGCATATTCAGCAGGTATTGAACGCCAATCAGGGCAATGTGTCGGCTACAGCAAGGCAGCTTGGCATGCACCGCCGAACCTTACAACGCAAGCTGCTTAAGAAACCCGTGGGTGAAACGGGTGGAACTAAGTAG
- a CDS encoding sensor histidine kinase, whose amino-acid sequence MVKILGTSLQAPNQVALLRILGLMLQIGLTLFAADTFGLSLQMQPLMWVFVLESLFLALTLVWRHSLFANESGLFVALTIDSLLWISWLYFSGGATNAFISLLLVPIALSALTLPAWAPWLLTVISTSAYTGMIVQVVQAHIHHQGMEMSSHYFGMWFNFVISSLVLTTSVSLINKKIRKRDTQIAFMREGQLRQEQLLALGTVSAQMAHQLATPLSTLRLLLDELKEEQNQAVITLDEMDVALGRCEHTLTELRLATESIRDRRQHPIRLNELVDGLKLKTQLLMPQAELHWQQVHHELLKQHVVMADMSLMPAIMALIENAARASSESIGTAKVDLNFEIVANESHCYLQVRDYGVGIAPELLPQLGSLLIENPKGLGMALLLSHSSFERLGVELILANHPQGGTLAQIRFSLLSTEAINHDGETA is encoded by the coding sequence ATGGTCAAAATATTAGGGACAAGCCTGCAGGCGCCAAATCAAGTGGCGCTGCTGAGGATCCTTGGGCTTATGTTGCAAATAGGTTTAACCCTCTTCGCCGCCGACACCTTTGGCCTGAGTCTGCAGATGCAGCCGCTAATGTGGGTTTTTGTGCTTGAGTCGCTGTTTTTAGCACTCACACTCGTTTGGCGTCACTCTTTGTTTGCCAATGAAAGCGGCCTGTTTGTTGCCCTGACTATCGATAGTCTACTTTGGATTTCTTGGCTGTATTTTTCAGGTGGCGCGACTAATGCCTTTATCTCTCTGCTTTTAGTGCCAATAGCACTTAGTGCATTAACGCTGCCAGCTTGGGCGCCATGGCTATTAACCGTCATTTCGACCAGTGCTTATACGGGGATGATAGTGCAGGTGGTGCAAGCGCATATACACCACCAAGGGATGGAGATGAGTTCCCATTATTTTGGGATGTGGTTTAACTTTGTGATTTCATCGTTAGTGCTTACTACCAGTGTGTCATTGATTAATAAAAAGATCCGTAAGCGCGATACCCAAATCGCTTTTATGCGTGAAGGGCAATTAAGGCAGGAGCAACTTTTAGCCTTAGGCACTGTCTCGGCGCAGATGGCGCACCAGTTGGCTACACCACTCTCTACTCTTCGATTATTGCTCGACGAGCTAAAAGAAGAGCAAAATCAAGCCGTAATCACCTTAGATGAAATGGACGTCGCACTTGGCCGATGTGAGCACACACTCACGGAATTGCGCTTAGCGACAGAATCCATTCGAGACCGCCGCCAGCATCCGATAAGGTTGAATGAGCTGGTGGACGGCTTAAAGCTTAAGACGCAACTTTTGATGCCGCAGGCAGAGCTTCATTGGCAGCAAGTTCATCATGAGTTACTTAAGCAACACGTGGTGATGGCGGATATGAGTTTGATGCCTGCGATTATGGCCTTAATTGAAAATGCGGCCCGTGCAAGTTCAGAATCCATAGGTACAGCGAAGGTTGACTTAAATTTTGAGATAGTGGCAAATGAAAGCCACTGTTATCTGCAAGTGCGTGATTATGGCGTGGGCATAGCACCTGAATTATTACCCCAGCTCGGGTCGCTATTGATTGAAAACCCAAAGGGATTGGGAATGGCATTGTTGTTAAGTCATTCCAGCTTTGAGCGCCTAGGGGTGGAGTTAATCCTTGCTAATCATCCACAGGGTGGAACGCTGGCGCAGATCCGCTTTTCACTGCTCTCGACTGAGGCGATTAATCACGACGGTGAGACAGCATGA
- a CDS encoding pseudouridine synthase, translating into MTQSARAAQPSFVVLPLDVVDKPTVFSYLISHYDHIGEAVWRQRILDGKVHWQDGSLIDLETPYRPTARAYYYREVPIEAKIPFSEKILYQDDNIILAYKPHFLPVTPSGDFVNECLIHRLRLSTGIDTIAPAHRLDRETAGVILLTTRPETRHVYHQLFIDDAIRKHYQAIAKLTPELIAQLQRGDLTLPLHWTVKNRMQRSEPSFTMKVVDGEANTHSEISLVELNGEMGLFHLSPITGKTHQLRVHMQSLGMPLLNDRFYPLLLPKGPDNFAEPLKLLAKRLRFTDPLSGIEHDMQCDGFSFKQSQVK; encoded by the coding sequence ATGACACAATCTGCCCGCGCCGCCCAACCTTCATTCGTCGTGCTTCCACTGGACGTCGTCGACAAGCCTACTGTCTTTTCCTACCTGATAAGCCACTATGATCACATAGGTGAGGCGGTATGGCGCCAACGAATTCTCGATGGCAAAGTGCATTGGCAGGACGGCAGTCTTATCGATTTAGAGACGCCCTATCGCCCAACCGCGAGGGCATATTATTACCGTGAAGTGCCGATTGAGGCCAAAATTCCCTTTAGCGAGAAAATTCTCTACCAAGATGACAATATCATCTTGGCCTATAAGCCTCATTTTTTGCCTGTGACTCCAAGCGGCGATTTTGTGAATGAATGCCTTATCCATAGATTAAGGCTCAGTACGGGCATTGATACTATCGCTCCTGCCCATAGGTTAGATAGAGAAACCGCAGGGGTTATCCTGCTAACCACTCGCCCAGAGACTCGCCACGTATATCATCAGTTATTTATCGATGATGCGATTCGTAAACACTATCAAGCGATTGCTAAGCTGACGCCCGAATTAATAGCGCAGCTTCAGCGCGGTGACTTAACCCTGCCGCTTCATTGGACGGTTAAAAATCGCATGCAGCGCAGTGAGCCGAGTTTTACCATGAAGGTGGTCGATGGCGAAGCCAATACCCATTCGGAAATCAGTCTGGTTGAGCTTAACGGGGAGATGGGGCTATTTCATTTAAGCCCGATTACCGGTAAGACCCATCAATTGAGAGTGCATATGCAAAGCTTAGGCATGCCACTGCTAAATGACAGGTTTTATCCTCTGCTATTACCCAAGGGGCCAGATAATTTTGCCGAGCCGCTAAAACTGTTAGCTAAGCGGCTACGTTTCACCGATCCATTATCGGGAATTGAGCACGATATGCAGTGCGACGGTTTTAGCTTCAAACAATCACAAGTGAAGTAA
- a CDS encoding LON peptidase substrate-binding domain-containing protein, protein MQTREMALIIRDALLLPQGRIEVRIIEPGQLRMVADVLKGKYELAFAAMKPSGTPPCYSHATQCEIIDFNQLDDDTLSIVLEGKQRVSILSAAQTKDKLWMSRTLPCQNWQEEPIRGEFELISAALEQFYEVNPELLELYTQVHLEDAAWVSQRWLEVLPMYNRDKLVLVNQPDCHKTMDFVLQLIKSHVD, encoded by the coding sequence ATGCAAACACGAGAAATGGCGTTAATCATACGCGATGCCTTGTTGCTGCCACAGGGAAGGATTGAGGTACGCATCATTGAGCCTGGACAACTTCGTATGGTCGCAGATGTGCTTAAAGGTAAATATGAATTGGCCTTTGCCGCGATGAAACCGAGCGGCACGCCGCCCTGTTATTCCCATGCGACCCAATGTGAAATTATCGATTTTAATCAGCTGGATGACGATACCCTGAGCATAGTGCTCGAAGGCAAGCAACGGGTGAGCATTCTGTCTGCGGCGCAGACCAAGGATAAACTTTGGATGTCGCGCACCTTGCCCTGCCAGAACTGGCAGGAAGAACCCATAAGGGGCGAGTTTGAACTGATTAGCGCCGCACTCGAGCAGTTCTATGAGGTCAACCCCGAACTGCTGGAGCTCTATACCCAAGTGCACCTTGAAGATGCCGCTTGGGTAAGTCAGCGCTGGCTCGAAGTGCTGCCCATGTACAATCGCGACAAGTTGGTACTGGTCAATCAGCCTGATTGTCACAAAACCATGGACTTTGTGCTGCAGCTGATTAAGTCCCATGTGGACTGA
- a CDS encoding alpha/beta hydrolase, giving the protein MSALRFLAGSSAFNILTEQGLKAEHFSQLLAASGGPKWLGIAGLDKYLFSEFFKDRKTPLYTLGASSGAWRLACLAQNDPLKAYARLEAFYIGQRYETLPTPAEVSEQVSGIVENILGDSGAAEIANNPHIHSHLVVCRAKHLNKFKHKLPLVAGLAITAATNLLSRKTLNWHFERLIFSQQQSASPFMQLTDLKSQQAKLTESNMKSVMLATGSIPLVLAPVERIEGVEDSKYYDGGITDYHFDFPLSHAPGLTLYPHFYPHISPGWFDKSLSWRRTHRNYHNALVLAPSAEFVASLPYGKIPDREDFKKLDTTARMKYWRASVALSERLADEFAEVVAKGNVASILERF; this is encoded by the coding sequence TTGTCTGCTTTACGTTTTCTCGCGGGTTCCAGCGCTTTTAACATTTTGACTGAGCAGGGGCTTAAGGCCGAACATTTTAGCCAATTACTGGCCGCATCCGGCGGGCCTAAATGGCTGGGGATTGCAGGTCTCGATAAATACCTTTTCAGTGAGTTTTTTAAGGATAGAAAAACGCCCTTATACACCCTAGGAGCATCATCGGGCGCTTGGCGTTTGGCCTGTCTTGCGCAAAATGATCCACTCAAAGCCTATGCTCGGTTAGAGGCGTTTTATATTGGCCAGCGTTATGAAACCCTCCCGACGCCTGCAGAGGTCAGTGAGCAGGTATCAGGCATTGTTGAAAATATTTTAGGTGATAGTGGTGCAGCCGAAATTGCGAATAATCCGCATATTCACAGCCACTTAGTGGTTTGCCGCGCTAAGCATTTAAACAAGTTCAAACATAAATTGCCCTTAGTGGCGGGGCTGGCAATCACAGCTGCAACGAATCTTTTGAGTCGTAAAACCCTTAACTGGCATTTTGAGCGACTTATTTTTAGTCAGCAGCAGAGTGCTTCGCCCTTTATGCAGCTAACTGATCTTAAAAGTCAGCAGGCAAAACTTACCGAAAGTAATATGAAATCAGTGATGTTAGCGACGGGCTCGATTCCCTTAGTGCTGGCACCTGTCGAGCGCATTGAAGGCGTTGAAGATAGTAAATACTATGATGGCGGGATCACCGACTATCATTTCGACTTTCCGCTTTCGCATGCACCGGGTTTAACCCTGTATCCGCATTTTTATCCCCATATCAGTCCCGGCTGGTTCGATAAATCCTTATCTTGGCGCCGTACCCACCGCAATTATCATAATGCGCTCGTGCTGGCACCATCTGCCGAGTTTGTGGCTTCATTGCCCTATGGGAAAATCCCCGATCGTGAAGATTTTAAAAAGCTCGATACGACCGCAAGGATGAAATACTGGCGCGCTTCGGTGGCCCTAAGCGAGCGCCTTGCCGATGAGTTCGCCGAGGTAGTTGCTAAGGGGAATGTGGCTTCGATACTTGAGCGTTTCTAA
- a CDS encoding YhcH/YjgK/YiaL family protein — MIVDTLANRQIYQSLNPRITMALEHLAATDFSQLPVGNYPLDGDNIFVIVNDYQTKPKETQPFEVHRKYIDVQYVYSGEEEFGYLPLADQIPSKPYFDKHDYANFDYDSNQADASFVKLKAGMFALFFPGDIHMPGAGDNATQVRKVVIKVKVED, encoded by the coding sequence ATGATTGTCGATACCTTAGCAAATCGCCAGATTTATCAGTCGTTAAATCCACGTATTACCATGGCGTTAGAGCACTTAGCTGCGACCGATTTCAGTCAGCTTCCCGTGGGTAACTATCCCCTTGATGGTGACAATATCTTTGTTATCGTCAATGACTATCAAACTAAGCCAAAAGAAACACAACCATTTGAAGTTCATAGAAAATATATCGATGTGCAATACGTTTACAGCGGTGAAGAAGAATTCGGTTATCTGCCATTAGCCGATCAAATACCATCTAAGCCTTATTTTGATAAACACGACTACGCCAACTTCGATTATGACTCGAACCAAGCCGACGCTTCTTTTGTAAAACTCAAAGCGGGTATGTTCGCGCTATTCTTCCCTGGCGATATCCATATGCCGGGCGCTGGCGACAATGCCACACAGGTGCGTAAAGTCGTGATCAAGGTAAAGGTTGAAGACTAA
- a CDS encoding manganese-dependent inorganic pyrophosphatase produces the protein MPMYVVGHKIPDSDSICGAIALAYLKNQIGEEAVAARLGELSPETAFILERFGFEAPEYKTSYAGEQVYIVDHSELTQAPDDIAQATIVGIVDHHKLGDLTTDTPLECWIRPVGCSNTVIKMMYDFHQVAIPKNIAGIMMCAILSDTVIFKSPTCTTADIRCVEALAEIAGVEDFKALGMEMFKVKSAVEGTPARDLVMRDFKDFNMNGNLVGIGQLEVIDLSVFDSIKAELEADIKALKAEGNRHSVLLLLTDIMKEGSELLVISDDADLVNRAYGKTPVDGKVWLDGVLSRKKQVVPQLQAAFA, from the coding sequence ATGCCTATGTACGTTGTCGGTCACAAAATTCCCGATTCTGATTCAATCTGCGGTGCTATCGCGTTAGCTTATTTAAAAAACCAAATCGGTGAAGAAGCCGTTGCCGCACGTTTAGGTGAATTATCACCAGAAACCGCCTTTATTCTGGAGCGTTTTGGCTTCGAAGCCCCAGAATACAAAACCAGCTATGCTGGCGAGCAAGTTTACATTGTTGACCACTCTGAACTGACTCAAGCGCCGGACGATATCGCTCAAGCGACTATCGTTGGTATCGTTGATCACCACAAATTAGGCGATCTAACGACAGATACACCGTTAGAATGCTGGATCCGCCCAGTAGGTTGCAGCAACACTGTGATCAAAATGATGTACGACTTCCATCAAGTTGCCATCCCTAAAAACATCGCTGGCATCATGATGTGCGCCATCCTGAGCGACACAGTGATCTTCAAATCACCTACCTGCACCACTGCTGATATCCGCTGCGTTGAAGCCTTAGCCGAAATCGCGGGCGTTGAAGACTTCAAAGCGCTGGGCATGGAAATGTTCAAAGTGAAGTCTGCCGTTGAAGGCACTCCAGCCCGTGACCTCGTGATGCGCGATTTTAAAGACTTCAACATGAACGGTAACTTAGTGGGTATCGGTCAGTTAGAAGTGATTGATCTGTCTGTATTTGACAGCATCAAAGCTGAACTTGAAGCCGATATCAAAGCACTGAAGGCTGAGGGCAACCGTCACAGCGTATTGTTACTGCTGACCGACATCATGAAAGAAGGCTCTGAACTGTTAGTGATTTCTGACGATGCCGATCTGGTTAACCGCGCCTACGGAAAAACACCTGTCGATGGCAAAGTATGGTTAGATGGCGTATTAAGCCGTAAGAAACAAGTTGTGCCACAACTACAAGCTGC